The Lycium barbarum isolate Lr01 chromosome 4, ASM1917538v2, whole genome shotgun sequence nucleotide sequence TGCTTAGTGGTTATGAAGTTTCtttgtcgtcgcgttatttgtttgacgtttggatgctgttaggatagaataaCGATCGTTAAGATGAAATCTGAAAGATGTCTGTTGTAGTTTGGATGATTAGATGAAATTTACAGGACTTAGAACTTATTTAAAGtcaaatatacataggatatacaatgGGTTATCAAGGTAAAAAGAACGTATAcgttcgatatacatctgatatacacgccatggtgtgtatatcttagacatatcatgtatataattaAAGCAGGTCAGCACTGTCCCTCTTTTGCTCTATTTGTCTTGAATAATGTATTCTGTTATGTAATtaacttatttggattggataTGATGAAATGATTCTGCCCCTTGTCGATGTTGTCTGTTGTTTCGATTTGGCCTCTAGTTTACGTTCTATGCTCAATCCCATTAGCAACTATGTATTAGGCCCAGTTCTATTTGTTTTGTCTGATGAGTATGTTTTATATGAAATTAAATATGTCTTAGATCCTGATATCAGTTATGCGCGAGTGTTTCGTTTATGAAAATTTATGAAATAAATCATGTCTGTGCTGTCTCTGAATATCATACTCTAATCCCCACGACTTGAAGTGAAACCTTTCGTTGGTTCAAATGATCAGATGAACTTAAGGCTGTTTGCAGTAAAAGGGAAAAATCAAGACTTATCCTTTCTGTTAGTAGGAGTTGGCATGGTCTACTCTTTGGTTCATAGACGCGGATAAGTTCTATGCTAATTACTTGCTTATAGTTAGTGAATTTAAATTCTGCTTAGTGAGCATATTGTTAAATCTGCCTGCATACTTTATTTATAAGAGTTTACTTGCTTAAATAACTCTGTTGTACCTATTTAACTGAGGCTGTTTGTGCCATGTATAATTGAACTTGCTTGGTATATCGCCCCTGTCCTAAACTGTTTGGTATTGTCTTTCTTTCCTATATATGTTGCTGTTATTTTCTGAAATATGGCATGAATCAAAACTTAGTTCCTTATATTGCGATGGGTATTTGATAGAAGCGAGAATCGTTATGCAGATTACATTTAGTTTTGGCTTTTTTTTAGCTGGTTTAGTCTGCCTCTTGTGCTAAAATTGTTCAGTTCATTAAAGAAACATGATGCCCTTTAGGCGTTAAAGGAATTCTAGAATTTCCAGcatactttagtttttttttttttttgctattgcATTTTGAGGATGAACTGTTGCTGCATTTTTGTCATTCCACTGCTTTACGTGGGTCTATGGAATGTTGCACTTCAGCCATTTTTCAGCTTCACCTCCTATTTGGTCAAATTCTTGCTTGTTAATGTTGTTAGATATCTGATTATAAATTGTGTTGCTCGCATGTGACAAAGGGGTGTTTAAGAATTTAATTTTGCTGCTTGTAGTCTTAGAATGAATCTGGAACAAGAAACTTTATTAGCTATTGATGGGATTATATTTAGAAGTCCAATTTGTGTATTTTTTCACGCATCATTGTTTTGTCTAAAAAAGGATCTGATTCGATTGAATTAAGGCGGTTAGATGCTGTTTTATATTTCCATCAATCTAGCTATCTTTTAAACATACTGGATATTTCTGGCAGCCTTAATATATGCTCTAATATACATAACACACACACCACCCACTGTTCTGTTCACGCTGGATAAATGAAGAAATAGCACATAGTGTGATGTCCCTTTACTTATTCGAATAATGCTAAAAAATAATACTCCTTCTTTAGGTGTTCGCATGATCAGATTGAGAAGAATTAGCCTGACATTAAGCTTGTAAAATCATGTAGGATCTATTTTGTGTAGTAGTTATTTTAAGAATTAAAGATGAAGGAATTTGTTCCAAGTTCACTTTGTGCTCTTTAAGGATATATTGTTCCCTCTTTATTTAGAGTATTAGGTAATATGATGTGAAAGTATTCTTAGTTCATAAATGGTTGCAGAATTTAAGGTCACGGTTACTGTGCTATTCCTAACTTACAGATGGTTGAGAATTTGAGGTCACGGTTAAAGGGCTTCTTTGATTAATGTATTttggtttttatatatatatattgttatcaGAATTAAAGTTGACAATGTGTGATATATTTTGGTTCACATGTATTGCTAAGGAGCAGATTATCTCTTCTAACAAGCTTCTTTTCTCTTTGGTTGACATGTACACCGGAGTCGAAAAGTCTCATTTTAAGACTcaacgtccccccccccccccccccccccgcaaagGCTTGAACGTGCATCTACTCTATCATTCAAAGTTCTCATTCTTTCAACGCTCATCTGAAACAAGAAAACCAAGAGAATGGCTAGCCAAACGGCGAACCACTGAAAACTTCACTCTTTTATGGAAGCCAAATATGGCTTTAGTAATTTTAATTCTATATTCTGATGGTTGTTTATATGTTTGTGTGACTAACATTTCTATGTGATTAGGATAAATATTTAGTTGCTTATGTTTGACCGAGCCTATTTTAGGATGTCTTAATTAGCAAAGTTGGGTCTTAAATCAATTGAGCTTAGTTGCTCCTGGTAAGTTTGGTATTTTAGTTAAAAAGAAAGATATGTTTCCAAAGCATCACAAATTTTACATATTAATGTTAGtttgttttgagaaataaaaggcCAACTAGTTTCCACGGAtaacttttttttcattttagtttctttttaacacttgaaatacatgtTTGTTTGAAACAACCTTTGCACAATATACATTAAACTATTAGTCTTTCTAcgaaacttttaaaatttatttaatattaatttcacaataactcttttaatttgtgggtcggcataactcacttttaTCCAAATAGATATAAACATTACACATCtcgtttcttttagtttatttgtaactaaactctttttatgcaactattacttttctacaagttttattttgaataacattctatttctatttataactttagtAATACTTACAaagttattttcttttttttcataATATTCAGatacttagcctaactaatcataagtccagtcggttaaccattgttaatgggtcttaaaggatgcctaataccttccctttagactaattgaacccttacctagaatcttaagttttgcagaccttaaacagagttaactttaaacataactttaataaactttaggtgtcctaattcaccataaataattaggtggcgactcctaaaaacaaaacaacaaaaacaggaatctccaatgtGTCGTACTTCTAACTTTAATCTCcaggggttaaaatggggtgtgacacacgTCTAATTAAATAATAGCAAACACTCTGAACAATGAGGAGGTTGTGACGGAAGGGACCTGACACGATCGATCATATAATAGTTGATGGTTTGTTTGCAATTAAGAGCGAAAGCCAAAACATAGGAAGTGCTTTGAACAATAAGAAAGATATACAATTAGATATTAACACCTCGCCTATAAATTATATTTTGACCTACAATCAAAATCTTTCCTACAAACTATTGTCTCATTTTAAGTAGTATTCTTATATTTTCATTTATAACTTTAATAGCATTTACAAACTATTTTCTCAaacatttaaaatattatatttgtattatttttagccttaattaattaacataagtctggtcggttaaccattattaatggaatttaaaggatgcctaataccttccctttaaattagttgaacccgtacctagaatcatttggtttcatagacttttaaaacggagttaactttaaaaatgactttaatgaactttaggtgtcctaattcaccctaaataattaggtggcgactctttaactttaattaaccctggaattaccggaatgttataaattattttgaccccggttaaaatagggtataatagaccttcttggaagccaTCTTAGTGTTTTTGAACTTCGATTGTTGGAGAGAAGAGATGAGAGGTAAAGATTGTCCCACTGGGCATGCCAAaatttgtagacaataaaattcgttcctgaaaataataatcaagacaagaaaaatagcaaCAAAGAATAAtgtttgatttcaagaatttgtgtggtggttacaatctttatgcaatcttaaataaaaagatgtaatcctctgattcttctcctcatgatacggccgtcaatcaagggctttgcttgttcttgaatggatgGATTACTTGTTGTTGAgatttcactacgaatgcggagccgagctttaatcacaaacgtagaggtatggaaacttgcggctcaccacttggagcgaagccttcttagtatgcggaagactttcggctgagagcttctctatgtcttttttttctcccctttgactttatgaagacccctatttatagttgcaggggagagctagggtatgtatatgattggttgaacatgtcatttgaacacttgacgacatttgattggttcttctattgacttaACATGTTATgtcacttatgcacgtggcaCGATTTTATTGGTCCTCAACTTGACTTGGCGCGCCACGTCATTTGATACGTGGCATGGAATTTGGGTTAATGAAGCGGGCTCATCATTTGACAACCAACTCAATGGACTAGCCCGGTGCAATTGGACTTTACCTTAAATCCATGTTTTGGACTTAAATAATTTAATCTTGATTTGGGCTTGATATTTCTTGAATTTAGGAATTTATCCAAATTTAATATGGATTTTTTCCCCACAAAATTCGTATGTCTACAAATAATTTGTTTATAACAAATTTTAATATGCGGAAATAAATTacaaccacaaacaaaatatgaagaaacaGAGATTTTATTAATAAATATTGCAGCTACAAGATCTGTTTactcccttgattcttctctcctaattTTCTCTGTGATTCGAGGGCCGTTAGTAGCATATTTCTCAAACATAGGATGATCTAGATTTGGATATATGTGGACTTTCTAgggatgtatttgatctccatgaaAGGATATTGTCAATCTTCTTGAAGTATTTAGTTGCCAAGAAATATCCGAACACATATTGACCTCTTTTtgaatacccatgagtttatTGGATATCTGAGATCTTGATCTCTTTGTAAATACCTAAGAGTTTATGGGATATTTGAGATGTCTTTTCAAGGGAATGTGTGTCCCTTTATATAGGTGTGAGCTAGGGTTTAGCGTAGAGTAGCCTCCAAGAAACCCTAATGGACATTAGAGTTTGAAGATGGATTGGACTCGTCTTTTAGAGTTCTATTTCAAATCCGGTAAAATTTCGAtgtctacaaatgccccctacttcaaATCTTATCAGGGGTTCGCCGAAATCGAAGACACGATTTGAAGTAACAGTAAAGATGACAACAAGCCCTCACCATACTTCTTTAATTTTCCTTCTCCAATTCGGAATGTGAAGGTCAATGCTCCAATTCATTTTTTTAAGCATTCCGTTttgattcttttttatttttatttttatttttattttttacagtCTTTTGGCCTTTTCTTTGTAAGACTAAATACACTCACTCTGAAAAGGGATTAAAATCATCTCTCTTTTCATCAGAAGAGTAGCACTAAATCCAAGTAGAACAAACTTGTTTGGACTTTAATATGCACATGAGCTTAATTGAAACCCAATTCCCACAAACTCGAATAGACTAACTTTACCGAAAATCAGACTTCTTAGATTACACCGGTCAGAGTTGCTCCCGATCACTTGCGTCCATTCTTGCGGTTTTGCGATTTTCATTTGAGAGAAGAGATGAAGAGCAGATTTGGTCTCACTGGGCGTGCCAatttgtttgcaacaaattttaatatgcggaaataaattacaaccacaaacaaaatatgaagaaacaGAGATTTTATTAATAATTATTGTGGCTACAAGATATGTTTactcccttgattcttctctcctaattTTCTCTGTGATTCGAGGGTCGTTAGTAGCATATTTCTCGAACGTAGGATGATTTGAATTTGGATATATGTGGACTTTCTAgggatgtatttgatctccatgaaaggatattgtcgatcttcttgaagtatttagttgtcaagaaatatccggacacatattgacctctttttgaatacccatgagtttatgggatatCTGAGATCTTGATCTCTTTGTAAATACCTAAGAGTTTATGGGATATTTGAGATGTCTTTTCAAGGGAATGTGTGTCCCTTTATATAGGTGTGAGCTAGGGTTTAGGGTAGAGTAGCCTCCAAGAAATCCTAATGGACATTAGAGTTTGAAGATGAATTGGACTCATCTTGTAGAGTTCTATTTCAAATTCGGTAAAATTTCGATGTCTACAGGTGTATTTTACTAAACTGACCTTATTAATCATGTTTTGGAACTCTAAATTTGACTACTAGTACCTTATGTAGTTATTCAATACTAAGGGAAGTATGAGGAAAAGATAATAAAACTCTCTTGATTTattaaaatgaacaagtaaaaagaaaattttattttAGTATAGAGGCTAAGTTAATGAAACGGAGGGTGTACTAATTAGGAAAGTACAAcaagtcttaaatttttaatctTCTCATCAATGTATCTTTTTTAATCTATACAACTCTTCTATAACACAAAATTGATATAGCTCCTCATGTTTATTAACCAATATATTCAacatatcttatttgtaattATTTCTCATAACACTATTTACAATAGAATGGTTGTTCTGAGTTTTCTAATTTGGTTATTCCAATTTTTCActaaaaattatttttgaaaaaGATAGGCACAATACAAATACTTTTCTAatattaacaaaaaaaattctCAAATAATTGGATCAAAAATAATTATTACGGTCTCCTTGTAGAGCAAATAattatactttttaaaataaatagaTTCTAAAAGACCCAATTAAAATCTACCCGACCCAATTATTTTAACTTTCCCACGAGTGATAATCCCCCAATTTTTTACCACATTCAAATATATTTAAATTGCGAATCCTACATATCCATTGAAAATCATCGTCTAAGTCCTCCCTCAATTTTGTATTCCCATTTCAAGATTTTCGTCCAAATGGATAATGGTTATTGTCTATAGAATTCTCTGATTTTGAGCATCCATCCCATTGTTCAtaccttttcttttccttttctgttCTCAGAATTTCACGCAAAATACTCAAAGAAAACAACTctaatcaatcaaataattagaAGGATCAATTAATTGAGATAAAATTATCTCAAGATTATTACTTTCAATTAACGCGCTTAATAACTAGTAGTAGTAATTATTACTCCACAAAATTTAAATTCTTACTATCCAATAAAATATAACGTTTTTCAATATATATTTACTACTTTTTTTAAAGCGGTCCTTTCTAAATTGGGTACGTACTTATAAGTTTTAAAGTACGAAGGGGTCCTTTTATAATTGGGTAGGTACTTATAagttttaaaataatatttaaaacATGTTAAAATTTTAGGTGAAAAATTATCACTCATTGAAAGGTTGAGTTTTCCGAACAATTGTGATTCTTACGTTAGTAGGGTGAACGTTCCGTGATTATTCTATTTTCTTTGTGACTTTGGTTAAAAAACATCATATGGCCTACCTCATTGTTAATTTACTGCCATGAATCATGAAACGTATATGGAAAATCAGTGTACTTATTTCATTTTTGGTTTTACGAAGGGATATGGGTAAACTCGGTCAAATGAGGGTGCAAAAGGGCCACCAGACTGCAACTTCATTATTGATAAAAATAAGTTAACCATACAAACCCATGCTCATCATTTTCAAGATTAGATGACTGAAGGCCAATTAAGATTCACATGAGCAATGCAAATGTGGAACAATGGATAGTGCTGAAGTTGTCATTTATCTTATGTTGAGATCTTCTTGAATCTCCCAATACAATTATCAAGCGGTTTAGTTTTGCTCTGATCTGGATCAGGCTGCTCAAACCTGCACATCAAACCGATTAATTAAATCGACATATGCTTTAATCAgtaattcaaaatattttttctttcatAATTTTATATGGAgtaataaatatattaaaatttcaGAATGATCAGTAAAGGGCTAATACCTGTAGTTAAGTAGAAAGTACTGAAGAATTATTGAAAGTGAAAGCCTGGCCACATTGGACCCTGGGCACATTTTGGGGCCTACTCCAAAAGGAAAATAGGAGGTTGGTTTGGTTTCCATATCCTGCAAATACGTATATAGGATGTGAAATTTATAGGTTTGAAACAAAGACGGGTTCAAAATTTTAATTATATGGATTCAGGATCGGTTGAACCCAATCTAAGACAAAGCTACAGGGTTTAGTTGAACCCGAGCTTTGATAGCTGGATCCGCCCCTGATTACATGGATATTGACTAAGAGAAGAAAATTCGCGAACAAATTAAAGGGCATATCACTTACATCCCATCTTGAAGGATTAAATTCCATAGGATTGACATAAGTCTCAGGATCCATATTAAAACTCCATAAGAATGTCAAGAACTTCCACCCCTTGGGTATGGTGTAGCCTGCACAATACATAAGCGATAAACGAACTTCTAATAAAAAACAGGAATTAACGATGAAAACATTTCTAGCTAAACAACAAAAATCATCGCTAATGCCATTTAGCAACCGATTATCATTAAATTATGTTAGTCACGAGCAATTTAGCGACTAAGTTCGAAActaattcaagtttttttttttttttgttggattatagtgtatccagtggcggagccacatgcaTCCAAGGGGTGTCAACTGATACCCCTTCgccgaaaaattacactgtgtaaATACGTAAAAGAATTTTTTATGTATCTATACTATGTATTGAGCCCCATTAATTTCGTCGTATGTTTACTTTTATATTTTGACACCTCTTAGTAAAAATTCTAGTTCGCCACTGAGTGTATCGTTGGATTCAAGGCGGCTCGTATTAGAAGTATGAATTTGAGGAAAATAAGTAGTactagaaaaattcaagaacagaGTACGAACCGTTTAAGTTAACAGTCGCTTTAGCCACTCTAAAGATTGGTATGAGGCTATTAACAcgcagtgtttcatcaagtaccttTCAATATCAAAAGAGATATTACCACTTAATTAGAAGAAGCACGTATGACGATAGACCAAAAGAGTGGTAAAATTGAATTTTTTACATAGTGAATTGAGTATTCCTAGCAAAAGAAGAATTATATCTTACCTTACTAAGATACTTCATCTGTCTAATCTCGTCGAAATTAAGGCCTGCATCTGAAGATGGTCTTCTCTTAACGATTTCCTCTTGTTCCTCCTGAATAAAGAAAAGAatgtgtcttactttcctttatAGTCTTACCTATTTGGAACACGGAGATAGTAAATTTTCAATTTCAACATTCACAATTTACCGTTACTGACACTCTCGTACAGGAATGACACCAACAATTTTAAGACTGCAAGAATCAACTTGAAGGGTAATTTGGTATGTATAACATACTTTTAGTTTAACATCACTAAGATagaattttttattaatttttaattttgcGTCAAGTCAAActacatactccctccgtttcaattgaacctatttcctttttagtccgtgccaaaaagaatgaccccttttcatatttggaaacaatttacttTTATGCAATTATTtgtagccacacaaaatatatatatgttttattttacaccacaagttcaaaagttttctcttttttcttaaactccgtgctcaTTCAAATGAGTTCAcgtaaattaaaacggagggagtataattgaAACACAAAGAATATTGCATGAAAGTAGTGAGTAGTTACTTTTGCTTTCTGCAAGATGTCGGGATGTTTCTCAAAATGCATAATTGTCTTTGAGGCAACCTTAGCAACAGATTCATAACCAGCAAATGTGTATTGGAGTAGCAGTCCAACAATGGTCTCATCACTTAATCCTTTTCCTCCATCAATATCTTGAGCATCTAGCATCATATCTAACATGTTGGACATTGGCCTTGCTTTATTCTCTGCAATCATCACTTTTCTTTCTTCTAATATCTGCTTAAACATCTGTGCTATTATTCCTTGAGCCTGAAAACATAAAAAGGACGATTCAAAAACAGAGAAGTTGAAACAaacgaatttaaaaaaaaaaaaaaaaaaaaatctttaaaacCACAAAAGTGCAACAAGAAGAATGTTGAAATATAAGATTGGAAATTTGTTCAAAATTTTAGTAACCATACTGTTTTAAATAGCTTGAAAACAGAAAATCATCAGAATAAATCTTCAGCAACCTAAAATATCTAAACAAGAATCTAATTAAATATCCTATATATTAGGATAAAAGGAGGCGCCACCAAAGGATGTATTGGGATGTATAAGACTTCTCACCGGTAAAAGTATACCCATACCGGATATTTACACCAAACTATAGCCAAATTAATGGTTAAGTAATTTAATGAGGTGAAAACATACATTAATTAACCCAATTAAGTGAGAAAAGCATATGTGAAAATACGTGTCATACATGTATTGGTTTGACGTAATCACTCGGAACAAATAAATTTTACCCCCGCAATAACTTTAAGATTTTAGTCGGAGCTCTCGAGTTCGAGACCTTAGTTAGAATAGAGAAATCTCTATAGGGTGTGGTTTAAAAATTATAGATATTGAATCTACTAGAACTTACCTTCATGGCCCTGTTGTAAGCAAATCCGGGGATATTAATGGGCAACCCGTGAAAACCCCGAATCAGTATAGCTGTCTCCTCGAACACAACGTCAAGCAGTTGTTGAGAAACCTGATAACCCCCTATAAGAATTAGCATAAGCACCTCAAATGCAGGCTTTTTCAGCTCAGAGAATAAATAAATTGGTTCTTCCTTTGCAGCAAATTTCTCAAGTGAATTCTTCACGATTTCATTTATGCAATCAAAGTAGAAGGATAACGATCCGTGAGTCCTTATATGAGCTGTTGTTATTCGACGAAGACGCTTGTCTTCTTGGTTTGAAGCTGTACCAACTGAGCTTGATTTTCCTCTGTCAAAATTATCATCATCCATAAAGATTTTCTTACATATTTCTGGTTTTGTCACGATTATGCTTGGCGATCCAAACATGTATGCCTTGTACATCCCTACTGGCCCGAACCTTCAACGAAGATTATTCAATTAGTTGCATATCAAtggaagaaaattaaaaaaaaaaaaaattgaatatcaAGTATAACGTCAGCGACCAGAGGAGGATCCAGAATTTCAATTCTATAGGTTCAGGAAGCAGTGAACCAATCACCTTGGTTGAGTTCTCGGTTCGTAGTTCAATATTTTCAACAATATCAATGGATTTAACACAAATAAATCGAGGTCTGGGCTAAAACTTACCTAGTAACAAAGTAAGATACAAATGAGCATGGATTTCCAGTTGATTTGAAACTTTTGAAGAAAAGAATCATGTTGCCAATGAATGGCCAACCCATGTCACCTGGAGGCAATCGGTATTTCCTTGAACTAAATTTGATTGTATAAAACCACCCATTTACATTCTTCAGCATACTACAAAGGGTTAAAATCCCTACTCCTAAAGCTGTGTACAAGAACACTGAATCCAACTCCATCTTTACACACTGCAGAACACCTTTGAGAAGTTTGTTGTTATAATACGTAGCCTTCTTCAAGGTCAGTATCTTTTAAAATATGAATTCATGTTTAGAACGAGATCTaccctccgtcccaatttttATGAGGGTTGACGTATTAGGGGATGAAACAACAACTCTTTCTTTGATTGTAGTTTGTCGGACATAAAATAACTTCAAAATATCTTTCCCAAAATAACttatactctctccgtctcaatttatatggcaaacttttctttttagttaatcccaaaaaaatgacacatttctatatttattaAATTAGCTTTAAATTTATCTTTTcacatttaatgaaatgatttctagccacaCAATTTTTTATGATTTGTTTTAGACTACATGtttcaaaaatatttctttatttcttaaatttcatgccAAGTTAAACACCTTCATATAaaatgggatagagggagtaataaAAAGTAGTTTGTCGTTTACCAAACACGTCAACTGTTTGTCATCAATTTCAA carries:
- the LOC132638207 gene encoding beta-amyrin 11-oxidase-like, translated to MELDSVFLYTALGVGILTLCSMLKNVNGWFYTIKFSSRKYRLPPGDMGWPFIGNMILFFKSFKSTGNPCSFVSYFVTRFGPVGMYKAYMFGSPSIIVTKPEICKKIFMDDDNFDRGKSSSVGTASNQEDKRLRRITTAHIRTHGSLSFYFDCINEIVKNSLEKFAAKEEPIYLFSELKKPAFEVLMLILIGGYQVSQQLLDVVFEETAILIRGFHGLPINIPGFAYNRAMKAQGIIAQMFKQILEERKVMIAENKARPMSNMLDMMLDAQDIDGGKGLSDETIVGLLLQYTFAGYESVAKVASKTIMHFEKHPDILQKAKEEQEEIVKRRPSSDAGLNFDEIRQMKYLSKVLDETLRVNSLIPIFRVAKATVNLNGYTIPKGWKFLTFLWSFNMDPETYVNPMEFNPSRWDDMETKPTSYFPFGVGPKMCPGSNVARLSLSIILQYFLLNYRFEQPDPDQSKTKPLDNCIGRFKKIST